DNA from Mesorhizobium sp. DCY119:
TTGTAGTTCGTGAACAGGTCGACGGTGGTGTAGCTTGGCGTCTTCACATTGATCGGCGTGAAGGTCGCATCGTTTGCATTGCCGACATTGGTTACCCCGTTGGAGACGTAGTTGACCCGTGTGCCGATCTCCAGCTTCTGCTCAAGGAAACGGCCCCCAAGGGTTAGAGCGACGATGTCGTCCGGCAAGTAGCTCAGCGCGCCGAGGCCGGGCTGCTGGCTCGGCAGCTTGGTGTCGGTGTGCGTGTAGGCGATGCCGCCGAAAGCCATGCCGAGATCATAGGTAGCAGCAAGCTCGATGCCGCTCTGGCGTGACTCACCCGGAACATTCACATACTCGAACATGAAGAATTGCGGATTGAAACGCGCCGCGATGAAATCCTCGACCTTCATGTTGTAGTAGCTGGCCTTGACCCGCAGGCTATCGTCGGCGGTGAGCAGGCCGTCACGCTTCACATTGACGCCGACTTCCCATCCTTTTTGCGATTCGGGCTTCAGGTCCGGATTGGGCAGGAAGCTTGCCGAAGTGCCACCGGGATGATCGCCGCCGACCATGGTCTCCTGCACGGTTGGCGCGCGCATCGACTGCGAATAGGTGACGTAAGGCTGAAACCAGTCGACCGGCTTGACCGCCAGCGTCACCTTTGGATTGAGCGCACCCTTCGACTGGTCGACCGTATAGGCGCCGCCGGCACGAGGCCCTGCATCGGCCGTGCCATTCAGATTGTAGAAGTCGTAACGCAGCGCGCCGACCAGTTCGAACATACCGTAGGTGAAAGTGTTTTCCGAAAACACTGCGCCAGTGCGGCTGTGGGCGTTGGCGGGGTTCACGCCGCCATTGATCGAGGTGACCTTGTCGGTGAAGTACTCGACGCCGTTTTCGGACTTCACCGCGATCTCACCGAAATCCATCAGTGACGTGTTGGACACGTCGAAACCGACGCCGCGGTCGTTGATCTTGCGTCCTGCGGCGCTCGCAAACGGCGAAAGCCCCTTTAGATATTCCATCTGGATGTCGTTGAAGTAGCCGTTCACCTTGAGATGGATCAGGTCGTTTCCTGTCGGGTCATAACGATAATTGGCAGTCGCCGTGCGATTCTTGACCTGCTGCTCGTAGGAATTGGCGGCGAAATCGTTCTGGTAGAAGATGCCGCCGAGCGACAGGCGGTGATCCTCGCCGAAGCCGAAATCAGCCTTCAGCAGACCTGAGACCAGATCCTGCCCGGTATATGGCACGGTATCGCCGTCGCCATTCCTGAAGTCGTTGGAATCGCGCTTGCTGATTGCCGCCGCGAGTCCGACGGCATCCCGCTTTACACCGCCCGCCAGCATTTCGGAGAAGCCGACGCCGTTGCTGCCCCAGGAGGCGCGGCCGAGCAGGCCGTATTCCTGGCCGTCACGCACGATGTCCTCGACGCCAATGGTGCGGAAATTGACCGAACCGGCAAGTCCGCCGCCGCCAGCCGTTGAGACGGCACCACGTTCGACATCGATCTCGGTCAGGAAGTTCGGATCGACATAGGTGAAGCCGCCGGCCTCATGGCCGGTGAAGCGGAAGCTCTGGCGCACGCCGTCGATCATCGAATTGACGCGGCCAGACCCTTCGAAGCCGCGAATGTTGACGGCAATGCCCGGCTGTTGCGGGTTTTCGCGGGTAAAGGTGCCGGGCACCGAGCGCAGCACGTCGTCGAGATTTTCGCGCCCGAGCTTCTCGAGTGTCGTCTTGTCGACCTTGCCAACGCTGGCCGGCACATCCACCGGATCGCCAGTACCGTTTCCGGCACCGGCCTTTCCTGTGGTGATGACGACGCGCTCAAGCTGCGTCACGCGATCTTGCTTTTCGGTCTCGTTCGTTTCCTGGGCTCTTGCCCCGATTGTCGCGACCAATACGGTCACTGCCGTTCCGCCAAGCAGAACAGCCATATTTCGTGCCACCAGCCCCATGTCCCAAGCTCTCCATAATGTCTTTCATGCGGGCTGGCTTTCGACGCTTGCTGGCATTTTTCATTGACGCCAGAGTGATTTAAATCTTGACTCATTTACTCTGGTATTGCACTGACTATTGAACATGATGTTTTGAGTCAAGATTGATTTCAAGGCTGGAGAAGAGGTCGTCCGACAGGTGAGGCCGAACTCCAAAACGAAAGGGTCCGACGACCATGAACAGCCACAACCATGACGATTTTCACTATCGCAACCGGCGGCCTTTCAACGACGCGCCCCGGCGTCCCGAGCTGCAGCATTTCCCGACTCGTACGGTCTTGAGTTCATCGCTGTTCAACGGCGACCACGAGATCGGGATCGACCACGGCGGGTCGCTCTATCGCCTGAAGATCACCCGTCAGGGCAAGCTCATTCTCAACAAGTAAGTGCAGGACGTTTCCATGGATGCTCGCGTCAAACCCGCGCCGGATGCAATTCGTACGGCTAGGGCGGCTAATCCCAAAATGCGCGAGCGCGACCTCGCAAGCCAGCTCGGCATCTCCGAGGCCGAGCTGGTGGCCGCGCATTGCGGCGAGGGCATCTATCGTGTGGAGCCGCGCGTCAACGATCTGCTGACCGGCCTGGAGGCCGTAGGCGAGGTGATGGCGCTGACCCGCAACGAAAGCGCCGTTCATGAGAAGATCGGCGTCTATGACAAGGTCGTCACCGGCAATCACAATGCCATGGTGCTCGGCGAAAACATCGACCTGCGCATCTTCCCGAAAGTCTGGGCGCATGGCTTTGCCGTCGAAAAGCGCGACAGCGGCGAAATCCGCCGCAGCCTGCAATTCTTCGACAGGGAAGGCGAGGCGGTGCACAAGGTGCATCTGCGCGGCACCTCCAATCTCTACGCCTACCAGAAGCTCGTTGCCGATCTAGCCTCCGTCGATCAGAGCCAGACGGTGGACCTTAGCTATGAAGACAACACCGAAACCGAGGCTGCCTCGGCGGAGGTTTCAACCAGCGTCGACGATTTGCGCGATCGCTGGAGCAAGCTTACCGACACGCATCAGTTCTTCGGCATGTTGCGCACATTGAAACTGTCGCGCCAGCAGGCGGTTCGCATGGTCGGGCCGGACTATGCGTGGCTGGTCGACAATGATGCGCTTGCTGCCATGCTGCATCACGCCGCCGAGAGTGAAACGCCGATCATGTGCTTTGTCGGCAACCGCGGCTGCATCCAGATACATTCGGGTGCGGTGAAGAACATCAAGCCGATGGGGCCGTGGATCAACATTCTCGACGAGACCTTCCACATGCATCTGCGGATGGATCACGTCAGCGAGGTCTGGGCGGTGCGCAAGCCGACCAAGGACGGTCACGTCACCTCGCTCGAGGCCTATGGCGCCGACGGCAAGATGATCATCCAATTCTTCGGAAAGCGGCATGAAGGGCAAAGCGAGCGCGAGGACTGGCGCTTCATTGCCGAGAACCTGCCGCGCATTCCGACTTCGACGGCGGCGTGAGGGGCAGTTCCATGAGCATCTTCAATCGCATTGCCCGCGGCGCATGTGCTGCTTTCGTGGCTGCATCCGTCTTCGGCGCGGCTACCGCGGCATCCGCGGAAGAAGGCAAGGCCGTATTTCCCGACACGTCGCGGCTCGTTTCCATCGGTGGATCGATAACCGAGATCGTCTATGCGCTGGGCGAGGAGGGCAAGCTGATCGCCCGCGATTCGACCGGGACCTACCCCGAGACGGCGAAGGCGCTGCCAGATGTCGGCTATATGCGGGCGCTGTCTCCCGAAGGCGTGCTGTCGGTCAATCCATCAGGCATTCTGGCGCTTGCCGGCAGCGGTCCGAAGGAAGCCGTCGATGTCCTGAGGAAAGCCAGCGTCACCTTCATCGAAGTGCCTGAAACTTTCGATCATCCCGGAATCCTGGAAAAAATTCGGGTCGTCGGCAAGGCGCTGGGTGCCGACGCCAAGGCCGACGCTCTCGAAGCCTCTGTCGATGCCGATCTCAAGGAGGCCGAAAAACTCACCGCCGATGTGAAAGAGCGCAAACGCGTGCTGTTCATCCTCAGCATGCAGGGCGGCAAGATACTGGCTGCCGGCAGCGGCAATGCCGCCGACGGCATCATCAAGCTCGCGGGCGGCGTCAATGCCGTCGAAGGTGTGCCGGGTTACAAGCAGCTTTCCGAGGAAGCGGTGGTCACCGCCAAGCCGGACGTCATTTTGATGATGAATCGCGGTGGTGATCATGCGGCCGCTGCCGACGATCTCTTTGCCCATCCAGGCATCGCGTCTACGCCGGCAGCCGAGAACAAGAAACTGGTGCGGATGGATGGCAGCTACCTGCTCGGCTTCGGCCCACGCACGGCCGGCGCCATTCGTGATCTTGCCGTCGCCCTTTATGGCGACGCGATCAAGGACTGAACGGAAAGACCGTGGCGGATACATTGGCCGACAGGTTCGGCGACATTGAAAAACGAGCCGCAGCGGGCGACCGCTCGGCGCGCGCAAAGTTTGCGATCGGTCTTCTGTGCCTCTTGCTTGCGCTGACCGTATTGTTCAGCCTTGCCTCCGGCGCATCGGATGCTTCGGCCATCACCGTCGTGCGCGACTGGCTGTTTCCGTCGCTGTCGGACGGTTCTGCCTTGTCCGCGCGCGACCGCATCATCGTCTATGACATCCGCCTGCCGCGCGTCATTCTCGGCGTGCTGATCGGGGCTGCCCTTGCCGTGTCCGGGGCGGTCATGCAGGGCCTGTTCCGCAATCCGCTGGCCGATCCCGGTCTCGTCGGCGTCTCATCGGGTGCAGGCCTTGGCGCGATTGTCATCATCGTGCTCGGCGGCACGGTGCTTGGGCCTGTGCTGGCGATATTCGGCATCTACACACTGCCGCTTGCCGCCTTCTTCGGCGGTCTGGCCACGACGATGCTGCTCTATCGCGTGGCGACACGGCGCGGCCAGACATCCATCGCCACCATGCTGCTTGCAGGCATCGCGCTTGGTGCGTTGACGGGGGCGCTGTCCGGCATCCTCGTCTATCTCGCCGACGACCGGCAGCTTCGTGATCTGACCTTCTGGGGGCTCGGCTCGCTGGCGGGCGCAACCTGGACCAAGATTGCAGCGGCCGGGCCGATCATCGTGCTGGTGCTGATCGTCTCGCCGTTCCTGGCGCGTGCGCTCAACGCGCTGGCGCTGGGTGAGGCGACTGCCAACCATCTCGGCATACCCGTCCAGCGCTTCAAGAATGTAGCGATCGTGGCGGTTGCGGCAGCCACCGGCGCTTCGGTTGCGGTCAGCGGCGGCATCGGCTTCGTCGGCATCGTGGTGCCGCATCTGCTGCGCCTGCTGATCGGGCCGGACAACCGCTATCTGCTGCCGGCGTCCGCTCTGCTCGGCGCATCCATGCTGCTTGTCGCCGACGCCATCAGCCGCACCATCGTCGCGCCGGCAGAACTGCCGATCGGCATCATCACGGCGTCCGTCGGCGGGCCGTTCTTCCTGTGGATATTGCTGCGCAAGCGCGGCCTCCTGGATCTCTAGAGGAAACGGCCATGATCGAAGCCCGCGATGTTTCCGTGTCCATCGGCACAAAGCGCATCATCTCGAACGTCGATTTCGACATGAGGCCGGGCGAGGTGGCGGCAATTGTCGGGCCAAACGGGTCGGGCAAGACGACCTTCCTCAGGGCGCTTACCGGAGAGTTGCCCTATACCGGCAGCATCGCCATCAACAATCGCGACCTGGCGACCCTGAAGTCCTGGGAGGCGGCGGGCATGCGGGCGGTGCTGCCGCAAGCGACGGCACTTTCCTTTCCCTTCACGGTGCGCGAAATCGTCAAGCTCGGCCTTCTGGGCGGCCGCTCCGGCGCGTTGCCGGGTGAGGACGATCGCCTGCCGGACCGGGCGCTGTCGCGTGTCGACCTCGACGGCTTCGCTGGCCGTTTCTATCAGGAGCTTTCGGGTGGGGAGCAGCAGCGGGTGCAGCTTGCCCGCGTGCTCTGCCAGGTCTGGGCGCCGGTGCTGGATGGAAAGCCGCGCTACCTGTTCCTCGACGAGCCGGTTTCCAGCCTCGATATCAAGCACCAGCTCATCATCATGAACATCGCCCGCGATTTCGCCCGGCGCGGCGGCGGGGTCGTTGCGATCCTGCACGACCTGAACCTGACAGCAATGTATGCCGACCGCATCTTCGTCATGCATCGCGGCAAGCTGGCGGCCGCCGGCTCGCCGCAGGATGTGCTAAGCGACGAGCTGATTTCGAAGGTGTTTGAATGCAAGCTGAAGGTCGGCGCGCTGCCTTCCGGCAACGTGCTATTCGTTCTCCCGCAATCGGCGGGACTTTAGGCTCGACTGCTAAGCAGCAGGCGCGCGGCGCTCTACCAGAAGATCGATACCGAGCAGGTTGCGCACATTGGGCCGTGCCTTGACCAGGTCGGCGATCGTGTAGCCTGCCAGCACTTCGAAGAATGCGTTCAACGCCTCACGCAGTGCCGAATTCAACGCGCAGCTGTCGACCAGCGGGCATTCTGCCGCGTCGTTCTCGAAGCATTCGGCCATGGCGAAATTTTCTTCCGTCACGCGCACCACGTCGAACAAGGTGATCTTGTCAGCGGCGCGACCGAGCCGGACGCCGCCATTGCGGCCACGTACGGTTTCCACCAGGCCGTTTTCGACCAGCGGCTGTAGGATCTTGAAAAGGAACAGCTCCGACACTGTGTAAGCGGCGGCGATTTCGGGAATCCGGCTCAGCCGGTCGTCATTGGCAGCGCAATACATGAGGATGCGCATGGCGTAGTTCGTCTGGCGGGTGAGCCGCATGGTCGTTTCCTTCGCAGCACCGGCTGGAACCGATTTCTGAACGGCTCAAGCCAAGACAGGCGCGATCTCTCGA
Protein-coding regions in this window:
- a CDS encoding iron chelate uptake ABC transporter family permease subunit, with product MADTLADRFGDIEKRAAAGDRSARAKFAIGLLCLLLALTVLFSLASGASDASAITVVRDWLFPSLSDGSALSARDRIIVYDIRLPRVILGVLIGAALAVSGAVMQGLFRNPLADPGLVGVSSGAGLGAIVIIVLGGTVLGPVLAIFGIYTLPLAAFFGGLATTMLLYRVATRRGQTSIATMLLAGIALGALTGALSGILVYLADDRQLRDLTFWGLGSLAGATWTKIAAAGPIIVLVLIVSPFLARALNALALGEATANHLGIPVQRFKNVAIVAVAAATGASVAVSGGIGFVGIVVPHLLRLLIGPDNRYLLPASALLGASMLLVADAISRTIVAPAELPIGIITASVGGPFFLWILLRKRGLLDL
- a CDS encoding hemin ABC transporter substrate-binding protein; this translates as MSIFNRIARGACAAFVAASVFGAATAASAEEGKAVFPDTSRLVSIGGSITEIVYALGEEGKLIARDSTGTYPETAKALPDVGYMRALSPEGVLSVNPSGILALAGSGPKEAVDVLRKASVTFIEVPETFDHPGILEKIRVVGKALGADAKADALEASVDADLKEAEKLTADVKERKRVLFILSMQGGKILAAGSGNAADGIIKLAGGVNAVEGVPGYKQLSEEAVVTAKPDVILMMNRGGDHAAAADDLFAHPGIASTPAAENKKLVRMDGSYLLGFGPRTAGAIRDLAVALYGDAIKD
- the rirA gene encoding iron-responsive transcriptional regulator RirA codes for the protein MRLTRQTNYAMRILMYCAANDDRLSRIPEIAAAYTVSELFLFKILQPLVENGLVETVRGRNGGVRLGRAADKITLFDVVRVTEENFAMAECFENDAAECPLVDSCALNSALREALNAFFEVLAGYTIADLVKARPNVRNLLGIDLLVERRAPAA
- a CDS encoding heme ABC transporter ATP-binding protein, whose amino-acid sequence is MIEARDVSVSIGTKRIISNVDFDMRPGEVAAIVGPNGSGKTTFLRALTGELPYTGSIAINNRDLATLKSWEAAGMRAVLPQATALSFPFTVREIVKLGLLGGRSGALPGEDDRLPDRALSRVDLDGFAGRFYQELSGGEQQRVQLARVLCQVWAPVLDGKPRYLFLDEPVSSLDIKHQLIIMNIARDFARRGGGVVAILHDLNLTAMYADRIFVMHRGKLAAAGSPQDVLSDELISKVFECKLKVGALPSGNVLFVLPQSAGL
- a CDS encoding ChuX/HutX family heme-like substrate-binding protein; the protein is MDARVKPAPDAIRTARAANPKMRERDLASQLGISEAELVAAHCGEGIYRVEPRVNDLLTGLEAVGEVMALTRNESAVHEKIGVYDKVVTGNHNAMVLGENIDLRIFPKVWAHGFAVEKRDSGEIRRSLQFFDREGEAVHKVHLRGTSNLYAYQKLVADLASVDQSQTVDLSYEDNTETEAASAEVSTSVDDLRDRWSKLTDTHQFFGMLRTLKLSRQQAVRMVGPDYAWLVDNDALAAMLHHAAESETPIMCFVGNRGCIQIHSGAVKNIKPMGPWINILDETFHMHLRMDHVSEVWAVRKPTKDGHVTSLEAYGADGKMIIQFFGKRHEGQSEREDWRFIAENLPRIPTSTAA
- the hemP gene encoding hemin uptake protein HemP, with product MNSHNHDDFHYRNRRPFNDAPRRPELQHFPTRTVLSSSLFNGDHEIGIDHGGSLYRLKITRQGKLILNK
- a CDS encoding TonB-dependent receptor; its protein translation is MAVLLGGTAVTVLVATIGARAQETNETEKQDRVTQLERVVITTGKAGAGNGTGDPVDVPASVGKVDKTTLEKLGRENLDDVLRSVPGTFTRENPQQPGIAVNIRGFEGSGRVNSMIDGVRQSFRFTGHEAGGFTYVDPNFLTEIDVERGAVSTAGGGGLAGSVNFRTIGVEDIVRDGQEYGLLGRASWGSNGVGFSEMLAGGVKRDAVGLAAAISKRDSNDFRNGDGDTVPYTGQDLVSGLLKADFGFGEDHRLSLGGIFYQNDFAANSYEQQVKNRTATANYRYDPTGNDLIHLKVNGYFNDIQMEYLKGLSPFASAAGRKINDRGVGFDVSNTSLMDFGEIAVKSENGVEYFTDKVTSINGGVNPANAHSRTGAVFSENTFTYGMFELVGALRYDFYNLNGTADAGPRAGGAYTVDQSKGALNPKVTLAVKPVDWFQPYVTYSQSMRAPTVQETMVGGDHPGGTSASFLPNPDLKPESQKGWEVGVNVKRDGLLTADDSLRVKASYYNMKVEDFIAARFNPQFFMFEYVNVPGESRQSGIELAATYDLGMAFGGIAYTHTDTKLPSQQPGLGALSYLPDDIVALTLGGRFLEQKLEIGTRVNYVSNGVTNVGNANDATFTPINVKTPSYTTVDLFTNYKVNENVDVAFKVTNLFDKQYTPALSTIGSGQGRTFYLSTQFQF